In Fusobacterium nucleatum, the genomic stretch TTCATCTTTTTTCAAGTAGTTTTCTAAAATAAAATTATTTTTTTCTATCTTTCCATTTACTAGAATATAATATTTTTTCACTGTATTACCAGCTTGAATTTCTTTTGCTATTTCCCTAGCTGTTTTTATATTTTTAGCTCCTATAACTAAACCAGATGTTAATTTATCTATACGATTTACAAAATTTATATTATTATTTGAATAATAGCTTCTAAATTCTTCAAGTAAAGAAATATTATGACCACTACCTTTATGAACAACATCTCCCAATGATTTATTAATAACAAATAAATTATCATTTTCAAAAACTATCATCTGTTTTAATTTTTCTTTTCTATCTTGATTAATTTCAATAAAATTTCCTTCTTGATTTTCTTTAAAACTTTCAGGTAAAAATATAAAAATAATATCTCCCAAAACTAATCTATAATCTTGAGAGATTTTCTTATTATTAATTTTTATTTTACCTTTTCTAAGCATTTTATATATTTCAGAAAGATTTATATTTTTTAAGTGTTTTCTTAAAAATCTATCCACTCTAACACTTTCATAGTCTTCATCTATTATATATTCTATCATTACTTAGTCCCTCTATGAATTTTTACACTTTGAACAACTCCAAGTATTAAAAATGAAAACACTAAGGAACTTCCTCCATAGCTCATTAAAAGTAGAGGCAGTCCAGTTACTGGCATAATTCCCATTATCATTCCCATATTTACAAATACATGGAAAAAGAAAATAGTTGCTATTCCATAACATATATATCTCCCAAATTTATCTTCTGTTGTATCAGCAATATAAAGAATTTGGATTAAAAGAACAATATAGATAAGAAGTAGCATACTTCCTCCTAAAAATCCCCTTTCTTCAAGAAAAACAGAACCTATAAAGTCTGTATGAGATTCAGGAAGATATTTTAATTTTCCCTGAGTATTATTTAAAAAACCTTTACCAAATATTTTCCCTGAACCAATAGCAATTTTTGATTGAGTTATATTCCAACCAGCTCCTAAGGCATCAAGTTCTGGATTTAAAAAAGTGTCTATTCTATCTTTTTGATAACCTTTTAATAAAAACTTATATGAAATGGGAATTAAAGCAGCTATTGTAATAAAAACTGTTGCTATGCATTTCCATTCAAGTTTATTCAAAAAAAGTAACATTCCATAAATTAAAATAATAACTAAGGAAGTTCCTAAATCTGGCTCAATAGCAATCAAAAAAAATACAGGAAATATATGTAAAAAACTCATAAACATAGCCTTAAAGCCAGTATACCTATCTGAATAGTTATTAATAAGATATGCAGAAAAAGTAAAAATTAAAAGTAATTTTGAAAATTCAGAAGGTTGCAAAGCTAATGGTCCTAAATCTATCCATCTTTTAGCTCCTAATCTTGATGTTCCAATTACCAATACAGACAGTAACATAAGTATATTAAAAATATAAATTGTTGTTGAGTATTTATAGTATTTTCTATAATCAACTAAGGATACTATAACGAATACAAAAATACTAATAACAAACCAAATTATTTCTTTTATAAAGAAA encodes the following:
- a CDS encoding RluA family pseudouridine synthase encodes the protein MIEYIIDEDYESVRVDRFLRKHLKNINLSEIYKMLRKGKIKINNKKISQDYRLVLGDIIFIFLPESFKENQEGNFIEINQDRKEKLKQMIVFENDNLFVINKSLGDVVHKGSGHNISLLEEFRSYYSNNNINFVNRIDKLTSGLVIGAKNIKTAREIAKEIQAGNTVKKYYILVNGKIEKNNFILENYLKKDEERVIVSDIEKDGYKKSITYFKKIKEYDKYTLLEAELKTGRTHQLRAQLNHIGNTIVGDTKYGKNIKEDIMYLFSYYLKIDLYNLEIKLEMPNFFNKK
- the rodA gene encoding rod shape-determining protein RodA, yielding MQNNTYLKKISKFSIFFIVNILLLFVISLSTIYSATITKSEPFFIKEIIWFVISIFVFVIVSLVDYRKYYKYSTTIYIFNILMLLSVLVIGTSRLGAKRWIDLGPLALQPSEFSKLLLIFTFSAYLINNYSDRYTGFKAMFMSFLHIFPVFFLIAIEPDLGTSLVIILIYGMLLFLNKLEWKCIATVFITIAALIPISYKFLLKGYQKDRIDTFLNPELDALGAGWNITQSKIAIGSGKIFGKGFLNNTQGKLKYLPESHTDFIGSVFLEERGFLGGSMLLLIYIVLLIQILYIADTTEDKFGRYICYGIATIFFFHVFVNMGMIMGIMPVTGLPLLLMSYGGSSLVFSFLILGVVQSVKIHRGTK